A region of Paenibacillus sp. 37 DNA encodes the following proteins:
- a CDS encoding Flp1 family type IVb pilin, with translation MMEMLKNKVNVFWEEEDGLGTLELILIIGVIIIIALIFKDQIKKLVERLLTNVSNKSNEFFE, from the coding sequence ATGATGGAAATGTTAAAAAACAAGGTAAACGTATTTTGGGAGGAAGAGGACGGACTCGGCACGTTGGAGCTGATTCTGATTATCGGGGTTATTATCATTATTGCTTTGATTTTTAAAGACCAAATTAAAAAATTGGTAGAAAGACTGTTAACTAATGTGAGTAATAAAAGTAATGAATTCTTCGAATAA
- a CDS encoding TadE/TadG family type IV pilus assembly protein yields the protein MNSSNNKFKKEEGSFTVEASLIFPVVLFILVLLLFFTMYMYQKTFLNQHAYAASERAAYSWDNSHKQAMTGEYVAGEHDNLYWRLTDDRMLGALFGWAGADNQVNVSIPAGEGGNLSEQKLAQAVQHMPSAMKGTIEYQNSLIQRKVTTKLEQVISLPLPSFLFDSGNRVLTQGSSAVVEPVEFIRTVDLIRYYAAKFKGKGGAATTTAAEAGQVVQHFGKSKK from the coding sequence ATGAATTCTTCGAATAACAAGTTCAAAAAGGAAGAAGGGAGCTTCACGGTTGAAGCCTCCCTGATCTTCCCTGTTGTGCTGTTTATTCTTGTGTTGTTGCTCTTCTTTACTATGTACATGTATCAAAAGACATTCCTGAATCAACACGCCTATGCAGCTTCCGAACGTGCAGCCTATAGCTGGGACAACAGCCACAAACAGGCGATGACAGGTGAATATGTTGCTGGAGAACATGACAATCTGTACTGGAGACTGACGGATGATCGTATGCTTGGAGCGCTGTTTGGTTGGGCGGGAGCGGATAATCAGGTTAACGTTTCTATACCTGCTGGTGAAGGCGGCAATCTCTCGGAACAGAAATTAGCACAAGCGGTGCAACATATGCCCTCAGCTATGAAAGGAACGATTGAGTATCAGAATTCTCTGATTCAGCGGAAAGTAACAACCAAGCTGGAACAAGTAATTTCTTTGCCTCTTCCTTCTTTTTTGTTCGATTCAGGTAACCGTGTACTGACCCAGGGATCGTCTGCAGTTGTTGAACCGGTTGAATTCATTCGAACTGTAGACTTAATCCGGTATTACGCAGCTAAGTTTAAAGGAAAAGGCGGTGCGGCGACCACTACAGCGGCAGAAGCCGGACAGGTTGTGCAGCATTTTGGCAAAAGCAAAAAGTGA